The Peribacillus sp. FSL P2-0133 genome has a segment encoding these proteins:
- a CDS encoding IDEAL domain-containing protein, with protein sequence MVENDQFKNGDWVQGKSRDGELIHGFIETVSDSREIVKVNVVESDNEKAVGKSIWIPSKWTEKLPDLEISNENHLLALIDLALLSKDETWFMELSGKLESIKIHPKINARISEFLIPGNRIAKLDLNR encoded by the coding sequence ATGGTTGAAAACGATCAGTTCAAAAATGGGGATTGGGTACAGGGAAAATCAAGAGATGGGGAACTTATCCATGGTTTCATTGAAACGGTAAGTGATAGTCGAGAAATCGTTAAAGTGAATGTGGTGGAAAGTGACAATGAAAAAGCGGTTGGGAAATCGATTTGGATTCCGAGTAAATGGACTGAAAAACTGCCGGATCTAGAAATCAGTAACGAAAATCATCTTTTGGCCTTAATTGATTTAGCGTTACTTTCTAAAGATGAAACATGGTTTATGGAGTTATCCGGTAAATTGGAATCCATCAAAATTCATCCGAAAATAAATGCGCGGATATCAGAGTTTCTTATCCCGGGTAATAGAATCGCTAAACTTGATTTAAATAGATGA
- the trxA gene encoding thioredoxin → MTIEHVTDDNFASEIKEGLVLVDFWAPWCGPCKMIAPVLNEIDVEMGDRVKIVKLNVDENSDTTSEYGVMGIPALILFKDGEKVDQAIGFQPKEAISALITKHACS, encoded by the coding sequence ATGACAATAGAACATGTAACAGATGATAATTTTGCTAGTGAAATCAAGGAAGGTTTAGTATTGGTTGATTTTTGGGCACCGTGGTGCGGCCCGTGTAAAATGATTGCCCCAGTGCTTAATGAAATTGATGTGGAAATGGGTGATCGGGTTAAGATCGTAAAACTTAATGTGGATGAAAATTCAGATACGACAAGCGAATATGGAGTGATGGGAATTCCAGCTCTAATTCTATTCAAAGATGGAGAAAAGGTAGATCAAGCTATTGGCTTCCAGCCAAAAGAAGCCATTTCGGCATTAATCACAAAACATGCATGTTCATAA
- a CDS encoding NADH-dependent flavin oxidoreductase: protein MNSIYTPLFESFNLGKKLEVKNRLVMAPMTNFSSNPDGTVTDAEVNYYERRSSGVGMVITACTYVTANGKGFHGEFGGDQDELIPSLSRLASAIKAKGAKAILQIFHGGREVPPELVNGDVVSASNIPSEGEGKAVPRPLSEKEIESIILDFGETTRRAIEAGFDGVEIHGANGYLLQQFFSPHSNRREDKWGGSLEKRLTFPLAVVDEVKKAVAEHAKDPFIVGYRFSPEEQETPGITMDDTLALIDGLVSKDLDYLHVSLMDFWSKARRGTDVDRPRIEIIKERIGDQVPLIGVGSIYTADDAIKALQSGVPLIALGREIIIDPEWVQKVEQGREAEIVTKINKDNQQQLDIPDPLWQAIIHSPGWFPGIE, encoded by the coding sequence ATGAATTCTATATATACACCATTATTTGAATCGTTCAATTTAGGAAAGAAATTAGAAGTGAAAAATCGATTGGTGATGGCGCCTATGACAAATTTCTCTTCTAATCCTGACGGGACTGTAACCGACGCCGAAGTTAATTATTATGAACGTAGGTCAAGCGGGGTCGGCATGGTTATAACGGCTTGTACTTACGTGACGGCTAATGGCAAAGGTTTTCATGGGGAATTTGGCGGAGATCAGGATGAATTGATACCTAGTCTAAGTCGTTTGGCATCAGCGATTAAAGCGAAAGGTGCAAAGGCAATTCTTCAGATTTTTCATGGCGGACGTGAGGTACCACCGGAATTAGTAAATGGAGATGTTGTCAGTGCAAGCAATATTCCATCGGAAGGAGAAGGGAAAGCAGTTCCGCGCCCACTATCTGAAAAGGAAATAGAATCGATTATTCTCGACTTTGGTGAAACCACCCGACGTGCCATTGAAGCGGGATTTGACGGTGTCGAGATTCACGGTGCAAATGGTTACTTGCTACAGCAATTCTTTTCGCCTCATTCAAACCGTCGTGAAGACAAGTGGGGAGGCTCTCTTGAAAAGCGCCTGACTTTTCCATTAGCGGTTGTGGATGAAGTGAAAAAGGCTGTTGCTGAACATGCCAAGGATCCGTTCATCGTAGGATATCGTTTTTCACCTGAGGAACAGGAAACACCAGGAATCACCATGGATGATACACTTGCATTAATTGATGGACTTGTATCAAAGGATCTGGATTATCTTCATGTTTCATTAATGGATTTCTGGTCGAAAGCAAGACGGGGAACAGACGTTGACCGACCTAGGATAGAGATTATTAAAGAACGTATCGGAGATCAAGTTCCCTTAATTGGTGTTGGTTCAATCTATACAGCGGATGATGCGATCAAAGCACTGCAATCGGGGGTTCCGTTAATCGCATTAGGCCGTGAAATCATAATCGATCCTGAATGGGTACAAAAAGTGGAACAAGGCAGGGAAGCAGAAATCGTGACAAAAATAAACAAGGATAATCAGCAGCAACTTGATATTCCAGACCCATTATGGCAAGCGATCATCCACTCTCCAGGATGGTTTCCAGGGATTGAATAA